GTTGCACTACTTCTATGGAGAAAACGAAAATGCCATCAGAACCCAGGTCTGGTGTACACTGATAGCCCAGTTGTTGTTGACGGTCATCCAGAAAATAGCACAGACCAAGAAGGCATTTTCAGTGGTAGCAGCTCTCGTGAGGATGCATCTGATCAGTATGCTTGATGTGAGTGAACTACTCAGATGCACTAATCGCAGCTATCAGCTCGTCAGAGGATCTCCCAAAAATAAATTGCAATTGATTTTGGAATTTAAAGAAGAAAATGAGGGGGGTCACCTTGGGATTTGAAAAAACAATGCCCGGTATATGGGCTATACAGAAGAAGAATTACTGATTTGAGAATTTAGTCGGATAACAGTGATAATTTATGGTTAATTGGTGAATAATCACTAAGGAAATGTACGAAAACTGTGCCACCTTGGTTACGGCAATATTCCACAATTTAAGGATTAACAACTATTTAAGTTTTCAACCGGGAGTGGCATAAACCCTTATACCAAAATTATCGATCCAGACCTCCTGCTTTTCCGCATTCCACAGGTAGACCTTCAGGTGGCTGTTTGTTTTCATATCTGTCCGGCTAAGGGGGACCTCAAAAGATACCGGCCACCAGTTGGAGTAAGCTTTCAGATACCTGTTTATTTCAAGGGCTTCCCATACATAGCTTCCGGAATTATTTTCCAGCGACACGATGACCTTTGCACTGCTTTGATCCTCCGAAAAGCAAAACAGTCTGACCTGAACGAGCAGGTCCCCGGGATGGGCGCTTACCAGGGAATCCAGCGGGTAATCAAAGGTGGCGGAGAATTCGGAAAGCCTGTTTGCTTTTGTTCCGGCATATGAGGTTTGTTCTGAGATATCGGACTCCTTCTGATTCCAGAAAGGGACCGGATTTTCGAAGTCGTTGAATGTGGATAAAACTGCCGTTTCGGTTTCTTCGGGGATGATTAAGTTACTCATATCAAACATCTTTATACCCAGTTCTTTATGCTCATAGACCAGCCTGTTTCCGGAAGAGATATTCCGGGCATAAAAGGGCAGATCGTTCAGCTCCATACCCGACAGATACCTGGTATGCCGGTTTAGCAGCAGGAGTATTTTATTGCCGGAGGAAGTATCTGCCTGGACTTCTTTAAAGCTCAGAAAGCTCCGGGAGGGATCGTCCCTGAATTGGTTGTAGTACTCCAGCAGCCGTTTTTGAACTTCATCGGTGACCACCGTAGCCTCCGGGTAGTTTTCCAGTACCTGCCTCTTCACGGTCTCGCGCTGGGTCCTGTACTGCACCTGACGAGCGTAGCTGACCATGTCCAGTGGACCCAGGAGCAGAACAATGGCAAACAGGATGATAAAAAGGACCCGGGTCTGTTTTTTAATCCCGGTCACATAGTGGAAGCCAAACAGGACCGTCAGGGGGAGATAAAGGGTCCGGAAGCTGTCTCCCCGGAGGAAAAAGGAGATGAGGGTCATGCAAAAAAGTACCGTAAGGATCTGAGGGCCGGCCTGTTTGGTTTTCAAAAAAGCGGTGAGGATCCTGGAGGCAGGAATGGCTGCCACGGGAACCAGGAAAAGGTAGTGCCGGGGGTCCAGGCACATGGGAGAGTAGGAGCTGAGGGAGATGCTCATGAAATTGGACGACAGGAGGAGGATCACTGCCGAGACCAGGAAAAAGGAGAAGGAGTCATCCAGCCTGAAATATCTCAGCCCCTTTCGTTGAAACAGGAAAGCAAAAATAAAAATGAAGGAGGTGGCCATCGACTGGTAAATAGTCAGGGCGAAGAAGCCGGTAAAGATCCTCTTTAACAGGATCCTCAGCGACTGCTGATCGTAGCTGCAAATGTTCAGGTAGCTGTTACTGGTGATGACCTCAAAGCGTTTCAGCGGACTGCCCGTAAATATCCAGATGGCGGAAAAATAGAGTGCCAGCAGCACCACTCCGCTGAGCAGGCTGTATCCCCAGAAGCTCAAATCTCTTTTCCTGATAATATCGGTGATAATCAGGAAGGCTAAGAGGGGGAGCACCAATACAATAGTACCCTTGGCCATAAAGCCAAGGAGCAGTGCCAGGGCAAATAGAAAGGCAAAGAGTGCCGGCCTGTTTTTATTGCTTTTATACTTGTAGCGATGGAGGAGAGCCAGTGCCCAGATAAGGGTCAGGGCGACATAGATATCGGGCATCAGTTTATCGGAATAGAAGAGGAACCAGTTTGAAAAGGTGGTCAGGGAGAGCCCGATAAAGGTGGTCCCTGGTCCGTGCTCCCGGAGAATATTAAATACAATAAGCAAAATGCAAAGAGTGATCAACAGGGCAGGCAGGGAACTGCTGAAGTCTGAGATGCCAAACAAGAGGTAAAAGAGGGAAGTGAGCAGTATCACAGGCAATCTGTAGGCAAAGTGATCTTCCACATGAAAGCTGCCTTTCAGCAGGTCGGCCGAAAGTTTTGCATAGTGCAGGTCGTCGTACCCGTAATGGCCAGTATAGGCAAACAGATGATTGAGAATTACAGCAAGGATGAATACCCCCAGAATGGAATAGGAGCCTGGCCCTTTCTTGTTCATAGCCCTAAATTAAGGTTTAAGTTTTATATTTAACCTTCCTTTCGATACCTTATAGTTGATGACAGAACGCAGTAAGAACTCTAGGAGGCTCATCCTTTTTTCCATCCTGATCACTTCCTTTATCAATCCGTTTCTGGGAGCTGCCATTAATATAGCACTTCCGGCCATCAGTGAAGATTTTTCCCTGGGAGCGGTGGGCATGAGCTGGGTATCCATGGCCTTCCTGCTTTCCTCGGCGGTTTTCCTGGTTCCGCTGGGAAAGCTGGCCGATATCCGGGGAAGAAAGCAGGTTTTCTTTATTGGCAACATCATCATTGCACTTAGCTCGATACTATGCGGACTTTCGCTGTCCGGGGCGATGCTGATCTTATTCAGGGCCATCCAGGGAATCGGCAGTGCCATGGTGTTTGGAACGGGCATGGCCATTATTACTTCTGTCTATCCGCCCAGGGAACGTGGCAAAGCGATTGGCCTCTCTGTCACTTCGGTTTATATCGGGCTCTCCCTGGCCCCCTTCCTGGGCGGTATAATCACCCAGTACCTTGGATGGCAGACGATCTTTTATGTGACGGTCCCTTTTGAACTGCTGGTTATCTGGATCACCTGGAAATTTATTAAAGAGGAGTGGGCCGATGCTCATGGAGAGAAGTTCGACCTGGCGGGTTCTGTCCTCTACCTTTTCTCCATGTCGGCATTTATGTTTGGATTTTCCCGCTTACCTGGCATTCCAGCCATTATTCTTACGGCAGCCGGCTTGTCCGGTCTGATTGGATTTGGATTCCTGGAAATGAAGGTTAAATTTCCCATATTCAACCTGCGGCTTTTTGCCTCCAACCGCTTATTTGCCTTTTCAAACCTGGCCGCACTGATCAATTATGCCACCACTTTTGCCATCACCTTTCTTCTCAGCCTTTATCTGCAGTATGTCCTGGGTCTAAATCCCCGGGATGCCGGAATGATCCTGATCACCCAGCCGGTAATGATGGCGATCGTCGCCTCCATTTCAGGCCGGCTTTCGGACCGTCATGACCCGAGGATCCTGGCGTCGGCCGGCATGGGGATTATCGCCGGAGGGCTCATTATGCTTACATTTCTTTCAGAAAACTCCTCTATTTCCTATCTGGTGGTGATCCTGGCCATTGTCGGCTTTGGCTTTGGCATGTTCTCCTCGCCCAATACCAATGCCATCATGAGTTCCGTGGAGAAGAAATACCTGGGGGTGGCCTCCGCTACGGTGGGGACCATGAGACTGACGGGTCAGATGATGAGCATGGGGATCGCCACCCTGATCCTTCAGGTGTTTATCGGGAACAATCCCCTTTCTGCTG
The sequence above is a segment of the Bacteroidales bacterium genome. Coding sequences within it:
- a CDS encoding glycosyltransferase family 39 protein → MNKKGPGSYSILGVFILAVILNHLFAYTGHYGYDDLHYAKLSADLLKGSFHVEDHFAYRLPVILLTSLFYLLFGISDFSSSLPALLITLCILLIVFNILREHGPGTTFIGLSLTTFSNWFLFYSDKLMPDIYVALTLIWALALLHRYKYKSNKNRPALFAFLFALALLLGFMAKGTIVLVLPLLAFLIITDIIRKRDLSFWGYSLLSGVVLLALYFSAIWIFTGSPLKRFEVITSNSYLNICSYDQQSLRILLKRIFTGFFALTIYQSMATSFIFIFAFLFQRKGLRYFRLDDSFSFFLVSAVILLLSSNFMSISLSSYSPMCLDPRHYLFLVPVAAIPASRILTAFLKTKQAGPQILTVLFCMTLISFFLRGDSFRTLYLPLTVLFGFHYVTGIKKQTRVLFIILFAIVLLLGPLDMVSYARQVQYRTQRETVKRQVLENYPEATVVTDEVQKRLLEYYNQFRDDPSRSFLSFKEVQADTSSGNKILLLLNRHTRYLSGMELNDLPFYARNISSGNRLVYEHKELGIKMFDMSNLIIPEETETAVLSTFNDFENPVPFWNQKESDISEQTSYAGTKANRLSEFSATFDYPLDSLVSAHPGDLLVQVRLFCFSEDQSSAKVIVSLENNSGSYVWEALEINRYLKAYSNWWPVSFEVPLSRTDMKTNSHLKVYLWNAEKQEVWIDNFGIRVYATPG
- a CDS encoding MFS transporter codes for the protein MTERSKNSRRLILFSILITSFINPFLGAAINIALPAISEDFSLGAVGMSWVSMAFLLSSAVFLVPLGKLADIRGRKQVFFIGNIIIALSSILCGLSLSGAMLILFRAIQGIGSAMVFGTGMAIITSVYPPRERGKAIGLSVTSVYIGLSLAPFLGGIITQYLGWQTIFYVTVPFELLVIWITWKFIKEEWADAHGEKFDLAGSVLYLFSMSAFMFGFSRLPGIPAIILTAAGLSGLIGFGFLEMKVKFPIFNLRLFASNRLFAFSNLAALINYATTFAITFLLSLYLQYVLGLNPRDAGMILITQPVMMAIVASISGRLSDRHDPRILASAGMGIIAGGLIMLTFLSENSSISYLVVILAIVGFGFGMFSSPNTNAIMSSVEKKYLGVASATVGTMRLTGQMMSMGIATLILQVFIGNNPLSAEFSIPFISSMRTTFMVFVFLCIGGLFSSLARGKTTRDSRS